A stretch of DNA from Candidatus Latescibacterota bacterium:
CGGTCTATCGAGTTTTTCAATAAACTGTCTTGCGTATGTGGATAGTGACTCGATATAGCGCCGTTGTCCCTCGGCGTAGATAGTATCAAACGCGAGCGAGGATTTGCCGGATCCGGACACGCCTGTCACAGCTATCACTTTCCGATGCGGCAATTCAATATCCAGGTTCTGAAGGTTGTGCTGCCTTGCTCCCTTGATTACTATTTTATCATACGCCAAATCTTCCCTCCATGAATGCAAACGATAATATTATCAGGAATTGCAATGATATTCAACATCGTATATATTTTCTCCCATGAGTTACGAGAAAGCATGTAAGGAAATGAATGCGCTGAGAGACACCCTCCGGGCACTTCGCGGAAAAAACGGTTGTCCCTGGGACAGGGAAAGAACGCCCGGGCAGTTGATATCCTATCTGATCGATGAAGTCTATGAACTTCTCAACGCCGAGGTCTCTGGCAACGCGGACAATATCGAGGAAGAGCTCGGCGATGTCTTCTTTCTGATAATATTCATCCACAATCTTCTCGATGAAAACTCAAGGATACCTCTCTCCAGGACCATCGCTCGTGTCCACCAGAAGATAATCAACAGACACCCCCATGTCTTCGGAGACAGAAATGCTTCAGACCATTCCGAGAGTGTCGCTGAATGGGAAAGGATCAAAAAACTCGAAAAGCCTCAACACGAAGATGGCCTCCTGCTCTCGACTGTCGATTCGAATACTCCTCCCCTCAGACAGGCCATGGCGATTTCTAAAAAGGTGGTTTCAGTAGGCTTCGAATGGCCCGACCATGAAGGGGTGCTCGAGAAACTTGACGAAGAGATCGGAGAACTTCGCGAAGCTGTGACCTCCGGAGACAGGGAAAATATCAGGGAAGAGGTCGGCGACATCCTGTTTACGGCAGTAAACCTGGCCCGCATACTCGATATCGATCCGGATGACTCCCTGGCTCATGCCTGCAGAAAATTCAGAGACAGGTTTAATCTGATGGAGACAACAATCAAAAAGATCGGCAGAAAACCGTCAGACCTGACTCTTGATGAACTTGAAACTTTCTGGCAGGATTCAAAATAAAACAAAAATGATTCAATATAAAATGGGGGGGCAAAGCCCCCCCATAAAGTTCAGATTCCGTTCTCTGTCTCTCAATTCATCCTGTGGAATTCAATACGCCTGTTTTCTGCCCTTCCGGTCGCGGTCTTGTTAGAGGAGACCGGATCAGCCTCTCCATATCCTTTGGCAAGGATCCTGTCAGGCATGACTCCTGAATTGACTACATAGTTCTTTACAGCGTCCGCCCTTTTCTGGGAAAGAGACAGGTTGGTCTCCCAGCTCCCGACACTGTCAGTATATCCACGGATCTCGACCTTGACTTCGGGATAGGCCATCAACGACTTGGTCACCTGATCAAGGATTGCGTATGAATCGGGAGTTAGGGAAGCCGAACCACTCTCGAAATTCACACCCCTGAGGATAAACCTTTCCTCGATGGGCCTCTCATCAGGACAGCCATCTTCATCCATGTATCCATTGAAAGTCTCCGGCTGGTTAGGACAATTGTCCTCTGCGTCCATGATACCGTCGAGGTCATTATCCAGATCCGGACATCCGTCCTCGTCCTGGAATCCGTCCAGATCCTCAGCTTTCAGCGGACATTTGTCCAGATCATCGGGAACACCGTCATTGTCACTATCCTGTAGAACGTCCGGACATCCATCGCTGTCCTCAAACCCGTCAAAATCCTCGGGTTCGTTCGGGCACCTGTCATCTACATCTGAAATACCATCGCCGTCATTATCGAGATCCGGACATCCGTCTTCATCGTTGAACCCATCAAAATCTTCCGCGAGATCCGGACAGGTATCGACATCGTCCGCTATACCATCGCCGTCGTTATCCAGGTCCGGACATCCATCGTCATCCTCAAAACCATCGAAATCTTCAGGCTCATCGACACATTTGTCCATTTTGTCTTCTATTCCATCTTTGTCGCTGTCCTGAGGCAACACAAACCCGCTGAATGACAGGGCAAAATAAGCCATCCAATCAGGCGGATTCATTATCGACATATCATCTTCAGAATTGAGATTCAGGTCGATAGCCCCCATCACTCCGACACCTTTTTCTGATACGAAGGATATTCCAGGAGTGACCGTATACATGTTTTTGTTCTTAAATTCGACTGTGTCATCATCTTCTTCATATTCGGCATTCATGAATTCATCCCAGTTGAATTCGACAAACAACCGCGTATTCTTCAGGATAAATTCCACTCCAGCCCCAAAAGTGAAAAGGTCATTGAAATTATCACTGAACCCTTCTGGGACTCCGGGGTAGGCAGGCTGGTAAAATCCACTTAAATTAGGATTATCCGTATTCAGAATACCGTAGCCGTCTTCCTCATTCCGATTGAAGCGATAACCCACATTCAAATGCAACTTGGTCGGCACAAAACTTTCCTGCTCTGTCAGGTTCAGAGTCAACAAACCGGTTACACCGAAATCGATCGATTCCGTCGTAAAACGCCTGTCCTTGTTCCCTGTTGGAAAATTGACCATACCAAGCACTCCGAGCTTGAATATATCGGACGGGATCGGAGGAATAAGTTTGGCCTGGATTTTTGTATCTCCAAGCCCTCCCCTGAAGATCGTCCCGAATTCTTCGCCCGCAAATTCATCACCGGTGCGCATAATCCAGTTTCTTACATCTATCGCGGCTGACAGCTCGACATTGTTGCTCAGTCCAAGTGTCAGGGCCGCTCTCGAGATGAAGAAATCGTAATCGACTTCAGCGTCAGATCCGGCACCTTCCCACAAACTACCCTCTACGTCAAACACTGTGACGCCGTACTGCTTGTAATAACCAGTTCCGAGAGAAAATACCAGTTTACCTTTTCCCACAGTCCCCGCTTCATGGACTCTGAGGATTCCTGCTGTCCCCTCCCATGAAGCCTGTGCAAACGCAGCACCGGTAAATATCGTTACAACTATCAAGACCAGTGAAAACCGATAAAAAGCCCTCATCCTGGACCCTCCTGTTAAAATCACAGCTGTCGCGATTCATGTGTTACAATCATCCACAGCTGCATAATTCCGGTCACTCCTATTCCTCAACCTCTTCGTTACTAGAATTCGTATCTTCTTTATTGTCTTGTTCTTCCGCATTCTCGTCGCTATCAGCATCTTCGTTAGAACGCGAATTCTCGTCCACATAATTCATCTGTAGATCAAGAAGGATGCTATCCAGTAATTTCTTTTCGTCCTCCTCGAGATTTCCCGCGGTCTTCTTTTGAAGCATCGCGATCATATCGATAGTAATCCTGGCCTGTTGCAAATCTCTCTCCACTTTTCCGGTAACCGGATTAGTTATCTTTCCAAGCTGCTGAAGAGCGAGGGTCTGAAACATCGCCAGAAGGTGGTGAAAAAGAAATCGTTCCCCATTATTCCCCATATTATCGTTTGATTCCAAGGCTGTGCCTCCTTTCACATAAAACGACTATAGATTTATGAAAATTATTGTGTCAATGAAAATCAGAGGATCAAAAAAAATGCCGGAGCAAATGTCCGGCACTTAAATAAACGGTCTTGTCGAGGTCGTAAATCTTTCTTCAGTCGGTCAATCGACGCCCCTTTCCGAGGCGAACCAGATCATTTTAGCATTTACATCAGAAGATTTGTTGGAATAACCATGCTTCTGAGTAGCGATGTAATATATGCTGTCACCTTCACCTAGTTCATGCATGTTTCCGTCCACATGGAATATGATACTACCTTCCAGCACCAGCGCGGCTTCATCGCAACTATGCTCATGAAGCTTGATCTCCTGATCGGTTGAAGGAGCCAGCTCGATCAGCCGGGAATTGATTTTGCCTGATGGAATGGAATTTGTCAGCATCTCGATAAATCCCTCAGCCCTTCCCAACTCTGTCTGCTGACGATCCTCAAGAGCTATGAACGAAACGTCCTTCAATTCCTCTTTTTCGATGAAGTATGCGGGATCTTTTCCAAGAGCTTCAGCGATCCGGATCAGTGCACCGATAGTCGGAGAAGTCTTGCCTCTTTCGATCTCGGATATATGAGTGGCCGATATCCGTGCCTTCGCTTCCACATTCTTAAGCGTGAAATGCTGGTGTTCCCTGACTTTCTTTATTCTTCTTCCAATCTCTTCCTTGGTAATCATCCTCTGCATCCTCCGCTCATTCCTGGCCTAAAGACTGTAGGGTGGCATCGTGACCCATATAGCCCTGCACTTGGCATCACCGATATTCCTCATGGCATGAGGTTTATTCGATTTATAATGAATGCTGTCACCCTCTTTGAGGATGTATTTCTCTTCGCCGATTATGATCTCCATCACACCTTTCGTTACCAGCGCGAACTCCTCCCCGTCATGTGTACTCGTCTCTTCGGGACGGGCAATCCCCGGATCGAGTTCTACTTCGAGGAAAGAGATGACCGGGCTCGGCAGATCCTTCGTTAACGAATGGTAGGTGGCGCCCCAATCCACGAACTGCATCTTCTTTCTTTCGTTTTTAGTGACGACAGAGATCTTCGAAACATTTTTCTTTTCCACAAAATATGCTACGTCGGTTCCCATCGCCTCGGCGATCTTCGCCAACGCACCGACAGTCGGAGAGGTCATGCCTCTCTCAATCTCGGAGACGTGAGTCGCGGATACTTTTGCCTTTAATTCGATGTCCTTGAGAGTCAATCCCTTAGCCAGACGGTATTTCTTGATACGTGAACCTATCTCATTCTTAATATCCATCTGTCCCTCCCGAACCTCTATAGAATATCCTGTATCTCTATTATTTGCATACGAGTCCACACATTACTATCGAACGACAGACTAATATAATCAATTAAAACTGAAAATCCAGTCTTTACATTAAAAAGTGGCGCGAAAGCATGAATCGTCACCCAACAATGTCATACTATTTCCTGTATGCATAAACTCATTTATTGGTTCGGTGCATTTCTGTTGACTATTCCAGAATCGCTATGGGTCCCGGGGTTTAGATATCGTAACCTTCAATTAATCTGGACGTTTGAGGCCTGCTTGCCTTATATTCACGGTAAGCGTGTCCCGTGGATATATGATAACATCCTCTTTGGGGCCACTATTCACAAGACATGGGGTAATCGATGTTTGCTGACAACAGCAGAATACTTGTGATCAGGTTCAGTTCACTCGGTGATCTGGTCCTGATGCTTCCCATGCTCCGCACTCTGAGAATATCTCATCCGTCTTCCATCATCGAAGTCGTTACAAAGTCCAAGTTCGCCGATCTTTTCAAGTCTGTGCCAGACGTGGACAGACTTCATCTGCTCAAAGAGGAAAATGTGACCGGGCTCCTTCGGATGGCATCCCTCCTTCGCGGCCATAAGTATGATCTTCTGATCGATGCGCATAATGTAATCAGGAGTCGAGCCCTTTCTCTCATGCTGAAAGCAGACAGGAAGGTGCGCCTCAGAAAAGATCATATGAAAAAGATCAGGCTCATAAAGGGGCACCGACCGATGGCAGGAAGATTCATCTCCCAGATCGACAGATATCTTGAAATTACTGATTCGCTCGATATCCCCCACCCCGATAGCGGGACTCTACTTGAGATATCAGAGGAGACCAGTACGACTGTCCTTGAAATACTCGATAGAAAAGGAATCAGAGGTAGAGATCTTGTCGCAATCGCACCCGGGGCCAGATGGCCGTCAAAAAGGTGGCCTGAAGAGTCATTCGGCCGGGTCGCGAATTATATTGCGGGAAAGGGATTCTGCGTCCTACTCGTTGGAAATATGGAAGAACGGGAACTTTGTGAGAGAATAAGGATGGACAATCCACTCGTCATCAATCTGGCAGGGAGCTTGAAGATCCATGAGACGACGGCGGCGCTTGAGGTCTCCCGAT
This window harbors:
- a CDS encoding XRE family transcriptional regulator; protein product: MDIKNEIGSRIKKYRLAKGLTLKDIELKAKVSATHVSEIERGMTSPTVGALAKIAEAMGTDVAYFVEKKNVSKISVVTKNERKKMQFVDWGATYHSLTKDLPSPVISFLEVELDPGIARPEETSTHDGEEFALVTKGVMEIIIGEEKYILKEGDSIHYKSNKPHAMRNIGDAKCRAIWVTMPPYSL
- a CDS encoding cupin domain-containing protein, whose amino-acid sequence is MITKEEIGRRIKKVREHQHFTLKNVEAKARISATHISEIERGKTSPTIGALIRIAEALGKDPAYFIEKEELKDVSFIALEDRQQTELGRAEGFIEMLTNSIPSGKINSRLIELAPSTDQEIKLHEHSCDEAALVLEGSIIFHVDGNMHELGEGDSIYYIATQKHGYSNKSSDVNAKMIWFASERGVD
- a CDS encoding glycosyltransferase family 9 protein — encoded protein: MFADNSRILVIRFSSLGDLVLMLPMLRTLRISHPSSIIEVVTKSKFADLFKSVPDVDRLHLLKEENVTGLLRMASLLRGHKYDLLIDAHNVIRSRALSLMLKADRKVRLRKDHMKKIRLIKGHRPMAGRFISQIDRYLEITDSLDIPHPDSGTLLEISEETSTTVLEILDRKGIRGRDLVAIAPGARWPSKRWPEESFGRVANYIAGKGFCVLLVGNMEERELCERIRMDNPLVINLAGSLKIHETTAALEVSRCLITNDSAPMHLAEAVDTPVVAIFGPTVREFGFSPHLPRSILLDKTMECRPCSRNGAASCRYDTLECLTSIDCERVLESVMKILDDLPENMPGGK
- a CDS encoding DUF1844 domain-containing protein, with product MESNDNMGNNGERFLFHHLLAMFQTLALQQLGKITNPVTGKVERDLQQARITIDMIAMLQKKTAGNLEEDEKKLLDSILLDLQMNYVDENSRSNEDADSDENAEEQDNKEDTNSSNEEVEE
- a CDS encoding OmpA family protein; translation: MRAFYRFSLVLIVVTIFTGAAFAQASWEGTAGILRVHEAGTVGKGKLVFSLGTGYYKQYGVTVFDVEGSLWEGAGSDAEVDYDFFISRAALTLGLSNNVELSAAIDVRNWIMRTGDEFAGEEFGTIFRGGLGDTKIQAKLIPPIPSDIFKLGVLGMVNFPTGNKDRRFTTESIDFGVTGLLTLNLTEQESFVPTKLHLNVGYRFNRNEEDGYGILNTDNPNLSGFYQPAYPGVPEGFSDNFNDLFTFGAGVEFILKNTRLFVEFNWDEFMNAEYEEDDDTVEFKNKNMYTVTPGISFVSEKGVGVMGAIDLNLNSEDDMSIMNPPDWMAYFALSFSGFVLPQDSDKDGIEDKMDKCVDEPEDFDGFEDDDGCPDLDNDGDGIADDVDTCPDLAEDFDGFNDEDGCPDLDNDGDGISDVDDRCPNEPEDFDGFEDSDGCPDVLQDSDNDGVPDDLDKCPLKAEDLDGFQDEDGCPDLDNDLDGIMDAEDNCPNQPETFNGYMDEDGCPDERPIEERFILRGVNFESGSASLTPDSYAILDQVTKSLMAYPEVKVEIRGYTDSVGSWETNLSLSQKRADAVKNYVVNSGVMPDRILAKGYGEADPVSSNKTATGRAENRRIEFHRMN
- the mazG gene encoding nucleoside triphosphate pyrophosphohydrolase, whose protein sequence is MNALRDTLRALRGKNGCPWDRERTPGQLISYLIDEVYELLNAEVSGNADNIEEELGDVFFLIIFIHNLLDENSRIPLSRTIARVHQKIINRHPHVFGDRNASDHSESVAEWERIKKLEKPQHEDGLLLSTVDSNTPPLRQAMAISKKVVSVGFEWPDHEGVLEKLDEEIGELREAVTSGDRENIREEVGDILFTAVNLARILDIDPDDSLAHACRKFRDRFNLMETTIKKIGRKPSDLTLDELETFWQDSK